From a region of the Chitinophaga caseinilytica genome:
- the glmS gene encoding glutamine--fructose-6-phosphate transaminase (isomerizing), with product MCGIVAYIGHREAYPVVLKGLKRLEYRGYDSAGVALLNGGKLKVYKKKGKVAEMEEYATGKDVSSHIAIAHTRWATHGEPSDRNAHPHLSGDGKLAMVHNGIIENYMQLKQELLNKGHQFSSDTDTEVLVHFIGEIKQSNNCSTEEAVRIALKRVVGAYVIVIVDEDNPGTLIAARKGSPLVIGVGKGEHFLASDASPIVEYTKEVVYVNDYEIAILRSDELILKNISNEIQTPYIQKLDIELAAIEKGGYDHFMLKEIFEQPQTIFDSLRGRLDAKSGTLTLGGLREHLDVLTAARRIIIVACGTSWHAGLVAEYIIEELCRIPVEVEYASEFRYRNPVVGPGDVIIAVSQSGETADTLVAMESAKEKGAIILGVCNVVGSSIARLSNGGVYTHAGPEIGVASTKAFTAQLAVLTMIALKIAQAKGSISEQRFQHLLEELNDVSEKVATSLQLNDQVKAIAEKYKDARDFLYLGRGYNFPIALEGALKLKEISYIHAEGYPAAEMKHGPIALVDENLPVVFVATKDSYYEKIVSNIQEIKARKGKVIAVTTAGDATIPSMADDVIVVPEADELVAPIVSVIPLQLLAYHIGVSKGYDVDKPRNLAKSVTVE from the coding sequence ATGTGTGGAATCGTAGCCTACATCGGCCATCGGGAAGCATATCCCGTTGTTCTGAAAGGATTGAAAAGACTGGAATACCGCGGATATGACAGCGCCGGGGTGGCTTTGCTCAATGGCGGCAAGCTGAAAGTGTATAAAAAGAAAGGGAAAGTGGCCGAGATGGAAGAATATGCGACGGGGAAAGACGTCAGCAGCCATATCGCCATCGCCCACACGCGCTGGGCCACGCACGGCGAACCGTCTGACCGTAACGCCCATCCCCACCTTTCGGGAGACGGCAAGCTGGCCATGGTGCACAACGGCATCATCGAGAACTACATGCAGCTGAAGCAGGAGCTCCTGAACAAAGGGCACCAGTTCTCCAGCGACACAGACACCGAAGTGCTGGTACATTTCATCGGGGAAATCAAGCAAAGCAACAACTGCTCCACGGAAGAAGCCGTGCGCATCGCGCTGAAACGCGTGGTGGGCGCGTATGTGATCGTGATCGTCGATGAAGACAATCCCGGCACGCTCATCGCCGCCAGGAAAGGCAGCCCCCTCGTGATCGGCGTCGGAAAAGGCGAGCACTTCCTCGCGTCAGACGCATCGCCCATCGTGGAATACACCAAAGAAGTGGTATATGTGAACGATTATGAGATCGCCATCCTCCGGTCAGACGAGCTCATCCTCAAAAATATTTCCAACGAGATCCAGACCCCCTACATCCAGAAGCTCGACATCGAGCTGGCGGCCATCGAAAAAGGCGGGTACGACCATTTCATGCTCAAGGAAATCTTCGAGCAGCCGCAAACCATTTTCGACAGTCTCCGCGGCCGCCTCGACGCCAAATCGGGCACCCTCACCCTGGGCGGCCTCCGCGAGCATCTGGACGTGCTCACCGCCGCGCGCCGCATCATCATCGTTGCCTGCGGCACCAGCTGGCACGCAGGGCTCGTGGCCGAATACATCATCGAAGAGCTTTGCCGCATTCCCGTGGAAGTGGAATACGCCTCCGAATTCAGGTACCGCAACCCCGTGGTAGGCCCCGGCGACGTAATCATCGCCGTGAGCCAGTCCGGCGAAACCGCAGACACCCTCGTGGCCATGGAAAGCGCCAAGGAAAAGGGCGCCATCATCCTCGGCGTCTGCAACGTGGTAGGCTCTTCCATCGCCCGGCTCAGTAACGGCGGCGTATATACCCACGCCGGCCCCGAGATCGGCGTCGCCAGCACCAAAGCCTTCACCGCTCAGCTTGCCGTGCTCACCATGATCGCGCTCAAGATCGCGCAGGCGAAAGGCAGCATCTCCGAACAACGGTTCCAGCATCTGCTCGAAGAACTGAACGACGTGTCCGAAAAAGTAGCCACCTCCCTCCAGCTCAACGACCAGGTGAAAGCCATCGCGGAGAAATATAAAGACGCCCGCGATTTTCTATACCTCGGCCGTGGCTATAATTTCCCCATCGCCCTGGAAGGCGCGCTCAAGCTCAAGGAAATCAGCTACATCCACGCAGAAGGCTATCCCGCCGCGGAAATGAAACATGGCCCCATTGCGCTGGTAGACGAAAACCTGCCCGTGGTGTTCGTAGCCACGAAAGACAGCTATTACGAAAAGATCGTGTCCAACATCCAGGAGATCAAGGCGCGGAAAGGAAAGGTGATCGCCGTTACCACCGCAGGAGATGCCACCATTCCCTCCATGGCAGACGACGTGATCGTGGTGCCGGAGGCCGACGAACTGGTGGCGCCCATCGTTTCCGTTATCCCCCTCCAGCTCCTCGCCTATCATATCGGCGTCAGCAAAGGGTACGACGTCGACAAGCCGCGCAACCTCGCCAAGTCCGTAACCGTAGAATAA
- a CDS encoding carboxymuconolactone decarboxylase family protein: MSHRFNPIEKGFPVTKALFSMGAYLHKNPVVEQPLLHLIYMRVSQINGCAFCLDMHSKDLLAMGETAQRLLLLDAWRETELYSDRERAAFAWAEAITRLQDREVPDEVYEEAREIFSEEELTELTFAAMVINSYNRFNIAFQITGGNYVPGMFNAKAAV, encoded by the coding sequence ATGTCTCACAGATTCAATCCCATCGAAAAAGGTTTCCCGGTTACCAAGGCATTATTCAGCATGGGCGCGTACCTGCACAAGAACCCCGTTGTCGAGCAACCGCTGCTGCACCTTATTTATATGCGCGTTTCGCAGATCAACGGTTGTGCTTTTTGCCTGGACATGCATTCCAAAGACCTCCTCGCCATGGGCGAAACCGCACAGCGCCTGCTCCTGCTCGACGCCTGGCGCGAAACCGAACTGTATTCCGACCGCGAGCGCGCCGCTTTCGCCTGGGCGGAAGCCATCACCCGCCTCCAGGACCGCGAAGTGCCGGACGAAGTGTATGAAGAAGCCCGCGAGATTTTTTCCGAAGAAGAACTGACCGAACTTACCTTCGCGGCCATGGTCATCAACAGTTATAACCGTTTCAACATCGCTTTCCAGATCACCGGCGGCAACTACGTTCCCGGTATGTTCAACGCGAAAGCGGCGGTATGA
- a CDS encoding YciI family protein gives MKDFALLFRQPSYDYQQLPEAEQAVLIKKWQDWLGGIAAQGKLVSPPTRLIPNQGRVLKPGGVVTDGPFVEIRERLGGLTVIRAADLDEATTLAHGCPAIEVGGSVEIRPVMG, from the coding sequence ATGAAAGACTTCGCATTATTATTCCGTCAACCTTCATATGATTACCAGCAACTCCCGGAAGCAGAACAGGCGGTGCTGATCAAAAAGTGGCAAGACTGGCTGGGCGGCATTGCCGCGCAGGGCAAACTGGTATCGCCGCCCACGCGCCTGATCCCCAACCAGGGCCGGGTATTGAAACCCGGGGGCGTGGTGACCGACGGGCCTTTCGTCGAAATCCGCGAGCGCCTCGGCGGCCTCACGGTGATCCGGGCGGCAGATCTCGACGAAGCCACCACCCTCGCACACGGTTGCCCTGCCATCGAAGTGGGCGGCAGTGTCGAGATCAGGCCGGTAATGGGTTGA
- a CDS encoding RNA polymerase sigma factor encodes MNQERATIDQLFQQEFSKMVAVISRQFGLEHIETAEDIVGDTFLTAAENWAEKGIPENPAAWLYVVAKQKTLAMFRRGTTWKEKVLPAVKAGLETEEPETDLDFSAQNIQDSQLRMIFAICNPAIASESQIGLALRILCGFGIDEIAAAFLTNKETINKRLFRAKEKLRTENIRMELPPEHLLDARLDNVLHIIYLLFNEGYYSRTQDTILQKDLCLEAMRLGLLLTAFPVTAQPRTFALIALMCFHASRFEARESAADTLVLYDEQDENLWDRELVQQGMHFLGLSATGSMLSSYHLEARIAFLHCRKEDTPEKWLEILAMYNELLIINYSPSAALNRTFALYKAHGADIALAEAEKLQLTENHFYWMLLGELTRHSHPAKAAAHYQQAYDLAKTAAEKEGILRVQRSLHLG; translated from the coding sequence ATGAACCAAGAACGCGCAACGATCGATCAGCTGTTTCAGCAGGAATTCTCCAAAATGGTGGCGGTGATCAGCCGCCAGTTCGGGCTGGAACATATCGAAACTGCGGAAGACATCGTGGGCGATACATTCCTCACCGCCGCCGAAAACTGGGCGGAGAAAGGTATCCCGGAAAACCCGGCCGCCTGGCTGTATGTGGTGGCGAAGCAGAAAACGCTGGCCATGTTCCGCCGCGGCACCACCTGGAAGGAAAAAGTGCTCCCGGCCGTGAAAGCCGGACTGGAAACGGAGGAGCCCGAAACCGACCTGGACTTTTCGGCCCAAAACATCCAGGATAGCCAATTGCGCATGATCTTCGCCATCTGCAACCCCGCCATCGCGAGCGAATCGCAGATCGGGCTGGCGTTGCGGATCCTTTGCGGGTTCGGGATCGATGAAATCGCCGCGGCGTTCCTTACCAACAAGGAAACCATCAATAAAAGGCTCTTCCGCGCGAAAGAAAAACTCCGCACGGAAAACATCCGCATGGAATTGCCGCCGGAACATTTGCTGGATGCGCGGCTCGACAATGTGCTGCACATTATCTACCTCCTTTTCAACGAAGGATATTACAGTCGCACCCAAGACACTATTCTGCAAAAAGACCTCTGTCTCGAAGCCATGCGCCTGGGCCTCCTCCTCACCGCATTCCCCGTCACGGCGCAGCCGCGCACCTTTGCGCTCATCGCGCTGATGTGTTTCCACGCTTCCCGTTTCGAAGCCCGAGAATCTGCCGCCGATACGCTGGTGCTCTACGATGAGCAGGACGAAAACCTCTGGGACCGCGAGCTGGTCCAACAGGGGATGCACTTCCTGGGGCTTTCGGCCACGGGCAGCATGCTCAGCTCCTATCACCTCGAAGCCCGCATCGCTTTCCTGCACTGCCGCAAGGAAGATACGCCGGAGAAATGGCTGGAGATCCTGGCCATGTACAACGAGCTGCTCATCATCAACTATTCCCCCAGCGCCGCGCTCAACCGCACTTTCGCGCTGTACAAAGCACATGGGGCAGATATCGCGCTGGCGGAAGCGGAAAAGCTCCAGCTCACCGAAAACCACTTTTACTGGATGTTGCTGGGTGAATTGACGCGCCATTCCCATCCCGCGAAAGCGGCCGCGCATTACCAACAGGCATACGATCTGGCGAAAACGGCGGCGGAGAAGGAAGGGATTTTGCGTGTGCAACGTTCGCTGCATCTGGGTTGA
- a CDS encoding TraB/GumN family protein, whose amino-acid sequence MDNTIPFNLMIFRKILALGALLLGITTISAAQQPRYQGLLWEITGNGLKKPSYLFGTMHVSSKLAFHLSDSFYHCIRNSDMVALETNPEQLQEDFSKSRMFFLGSMASRRAPQRKTLPDQAFTVSSYADALEAGLAYRPEMINHLLYRSYAMQEDFEENTFLDMYIYQVGSKLGKKATGVENFDESEKLMFEAYRDASLDRQSKRERPVRYRSGSGEMLNDAYRRGDLDMLDSLSNRQSESPAFLEKFLYKRNENMARAIDSIARKTSLFAGVGAAHLPGDRGVINMLRKMGYKLRPVQFANRDSKQKDELDKMRAPVQFREYFADDRSFYVELPGTLFNFNRLGAVNQLQYADLANGAYYLVSRIRTNAATLGQTTDDVMKKIDSSLYEFVPGKITSIKKNTHTSTPGFDIESRTRRGDLQRYRIFVTPFEILIFKISGNGDYAAGPEGDRFLQSIRLQSSMGSVVQPFTYSSSYGGFSADVTDLPFHTNTIAGPGSVQRQEFGMLDRQTGNNYQVFRIPLHSYTRLEEDTVELSFAEETYRATASIQQTAGRKVIRWEGRDCLEMLYKNADSSNTIARFFVQGPHTVLVAARFRQNRKAAEDFLAAFKPILSKYGRPMTERDTMLQFTVQSPVKAMQDDMAEAVEESLAWSRNSGEDSRTKTRWFVADSTGEAVRVMVRKYNPYFSIDSSEYWQRITDDLGGDDHLVIASRERRSSPETESMLLRMRDTNSSRAILHRVIVRNHMRYLLSALIDSTAGPSDFVKNFFDSFQPYGDKSDTGTIFSPRGNLLVRDFYAADSATRASARMSVSSANFRDADAPGLIRLVKGWNMKEKDYLSVKSELLGSLGTIKHKNVLPFLKSAYLAAEDTSALQQAVARALLLQKTTEANSLFKELVLADIPILSEGDRVYDWFFPLYDTLQLSAGLFPELLQLTALSVYKNSIYRTMAMAADSNALAPALYADHIGQIAFDARAALQAMVSESQVQEAENDGKRSYEAPDDDITQFATLLLPFRTQNRNAARFFNSLEKLRQPGQQISLITMYLRRGIPVKDSLLEAIAGQDLYRAKLLEELENIGQAARFPERYRKQELLARSALMATPAWDSRLDSVVYVGKQATTFRLKNGTVYFYKCRIKNVDEWFLAVSGLQPEKESDVRSEMALLEVNDKPMDPKIPVTEQQDRLMRKARYKARVRAQFEE is encoded by the coding sequence TTGGATAACACCATCCCTTTCAACCTTATGATTTTCCGGAAAATACTGGCACTGGGGGCGCTCCTGTTGGGCATTACCACCATTTCCGCGGCGCAGCAGCCCCGGTACCAGGGCCTTTTATGGGAGATTACCGGGAACGGGCTCAAAAAGCCATCTTACCTCTTCGGCACCATGCACGTCAGCAGCAAACTGGCTTTCCATCTCAGCGATTCGTTTTACCACTGCATCCGGAATTCGGACATGGTGGCGCTGGAAACCAATCCGGAACAGTTGCAGGAAGATTTCTCCAAAAGCCGGATGTTCTTCCTCGGCAGCATGGCTTCCCGCAGGGCGCCGCAGCGCAAAACCCTCCCCGACCAGGCTTTCACCGTTTCATCTTATGCAGACGCGCTGGAGGCGGGGCTCGCCTATCGCCCGGAAATGATCAACCACCTGCTGTACCGCTCCTATGCCATGCAGGAAGATTTCGAAGAGAACACCTTCCTCGATATGTACATCTACCAGGTAGGCAGCAAACTCGGCAAAAAAGCGACCGGCGTGGAGAATTTCGACGAATCCGAAAAACTCATGTTCGAAGCTTACCGCGATGCCAGCCTTGACCGGCAGAGCAAGCGCGAAAGGCCCGTCCGCTACCGCAGCGGATCGGGAGAAATGCTCAACGACGCCTATCGCCGCGGCGACCTCGACATGCTCGATTCCCTTTCCAACCGGCAATCCGAATCACCCGCCTTCCTGGAAAAATTCCTCTATAAACGCAATGAGAACATGGCCCGCGCCATCGATTCCATCGCCCGGAAAACAAGCCTGTTCGCCGGTGTGGGCGCCGCACATCTTCCCGGAGACCGCGGCGTCATCAACATGCTCCGGAAGATGGGGTACAAACTCCGCCCGGTACAATTCGCCAACCGCGACAGCAAACAGAAAGACGAGCTCGACAAAATGCGCGCGCCCGTTCAATTCCGTGAATATTTCGCAGACGACCGGAGCTTCTACGTAGAGCTTCCCGGCACATTGTTCAACTTCAACCGGCTCGGCGCCGTCAACCAATTGCAATACGCAGACCTCGCCAACGGTGCCTATTACCTCGTCAGCCGCATCCGGACGAACGCCGCTACCCTCGGGCAAACAACGGACGACGTCATGAAAAAGATCGACAGTTCGCTGTACGAATTCGTGCCGGGAAAGATCACTTCCATCAAGAAAAACACCCACACATCCACGCCCGGCTTCGATATCGAAAGCAGGACGCGCCGTGGCGATCTGCAACGCTACCGCATCTTCGTCACGCCATTCGAAATACTCATTTTCAAGATCAGCGGGAACGGCGATTACGCTGCCGGCCCCGAAGGCGACCGCTTCCTGCAGTCCATCCGCCTGCAATCTTCCATGGGCAGCGTGGTGCAGCCGTTTACGTATTCATCGTCTTACGGAGGCTTCAGCGCCGACGTGACCGATCTTCCTTTCCACACCAACACGATTGCCGGCCCGGGCTCCGTGCAGCGGCAGGAATTCGGGATGCTGGACCGGCAGACCGGCAATAATTACCAGGTGTTCAGGATCCCGCTGCACAGTTACACGCGGCTCGAGGAAGATACCGTTGAGCTGTCGTTCGCCGAAGAAACCTACCGCGCCACGGCATCCATTCAACAGACCGCCGGCCGGAAAGTCATCCGTTGGGAAGGGCGCGATTGCCTGGAGATGCTGTACAAAAACGCGGACAGCAGCAATACTATCGCACGGTTCTTCGTGCAAGGGCCGCATACCGTGCTGGTTGCCGCCAGGTTCAGGCAAAACCGGAAAGCAGCCGAAGATTTTCTCGCCGCGTTCAAACCCATCCTTTCGAAATACGGCCGGCCGATGACCGAGCGCGACACCATGCTGCAATTCACCGTTCAATCGCCCGTAAAAGCCATGCAGGACGATATGGCCGAAGCGGTGGAGGAATCGCTGGCCTGGAGCCGCAATTCCGGCGAAGATTCCCGTACCAAAACGCGCTGGTTCGTGGCCGACAGTACCGGCGAGGCGGTGCGCGTGATGGTCCGCAAATACAATCCTTATTTTTCGATAGACAGTAGCGAGTACTGGCAGCGGATCACCGACGATCTCGGCGGAGATGACCACCTCGTTATCGCCTCGCGCGAGCGGCGCTCTTCCCCCGAAACGGAAAGCATGTTGCTGCGGATGCGCGACACCAATTCTTCACGCGCCATCCTGCATAGGGTGATCGTCCGCAACCACATGCGCTACCTGCTTTCCGCCCTGATCGATTCAACGGCGGGGCCATCGGATTTCGTGAAAAATTTCTTCGACAGCTTCCAGCCTTACGGCGACAAATCCGATACCGGAACGATCTTTTCGCCCCGCGGGAATCTGCTCGTCCGCGATTTTTACGCGGCAGACAGCGCCACGCGGGCATCCGCGCGGATGTCGGTTTCCTCCGCCAATTTCCGGGATGCCGACGCGCCGGGACTGATCCGTTTGGTGAAAGGCTGGAACATGAAGGAAAAGGATTACCTGTCCGTCAAATCCGAACTGCTCGGCAGCCTGGGCACTATCAAACACAAAAATGTGTTGCCGTTTCTGAAGAGCGCGTACCTCGCGGCGGAAGACACTTCCGCCCTGCAACAGGCCGTGGCGCGGGCGCTCCTGCTACAAAAAACCACCGAAGCCAATTCGCTTTTCAAGGAACTTGTGCTGGCAGACATTCCCATCCTCAGCGAAGGCGACCGGGTGTACGACTGGTTCTTCCCCCTGTACGACACGCTGCAGCTCAGCGCCGGCCTTTTCCCCGAGCTTTTGCAGCTCACGGCGCTGTCTGTATACAAAAACAGTATTTACCGGACCATGGCGATGGCGGCAGACAGTAACGCCCTGGCGCCGGCGCTTTACGCCGATCACATCGGCCAGATCGCGTTCGATGCCCGTGCCGCGCTCCAGGCGATGGTCAGCGAATCGCAGGTGCAGGAAGCCGAAAACGACGGCAAGCGCAGTTACGAAGCGCCCGACGACGACATCACGCAATTCGCCACCCTGCTCCTTCCCTTCCGCACGCAAAACCGCAATGCGGCGCGCTTCTTCAACAGTCTCGAAAAACTGCGCCAGCCGGGGCAGCAGATCAGTCTGATAACGATGTACCTGCGCCGCGGGATCCCGGTGAAAGACAGTCTCCTCGAGGCCATCGCCGGCCAAGACCTCTACCGCGCGAAACTGCTGGAAGAACTGGAAAACATCGGCCAGGCCGCGCGTTTCCCGGAACGTTACCGGAAGCAGGAATTGCTGGCCCGGAGTGCGCTCATGGCCACCCCGGCATGGGACAGCCGGCTGGATTCGGTGGTGTACGTCGGCAAACAGGCCACCACTTTCCGTCTGAAAAATGGAACGGTGTATTTCTATAAATGCCGGATCAAGAACGTTGACGAATGGTTCCTTGCGGTGAGCGGCCTGCAGCCGGAAAAGGAATCCGATGTGCGGAGCGAAATGGCGCTGCTGGAAGTGAACGACAAGCCCATGGACCCCAAAATACCGGTGACCGAGCAGCAGGACCGCCTCATGCGGAAGGCGCGGTATAAAGCGCGGGTGCGGGCGCAGTTTGAGGAATAG